The genomic DNA GTCAGAGACCGGTCCTTTGCCGTTCGTGCTCGACGTGTGGGAGAGCACTCATTCTCAAGTCAAGACATCCGGGAACGGCTGGGTGAGCTCATAGTCGAGAACATGCAGGACTACGGATTCACTGTCAACCTCAAGTGTCCAGAGCAGGAGGTCTGTGTTGAGGTCAGGAATGAGCGTGCATACGTGTACACTACGACCATCAAGGGACTGGGCGGTATGCCCACTGGGTCTCAGGGAAAGGTAGTCTGTGCCATCTCAACAGGTCTGGACTCACCGGTGGCTGCATACAAGGTTATGAAACGTGGCTGCATTCCGGTCTTCGTGTACTTTGACAATACTCCCTATTGCGACCAAGAGTGCACCTCGGTAGCCATACAGCAGGCACAGCGACTAGCCCGACTAATACATGACTATGAGGTCAGACTGTATGTTGTCCCGCACGGACCTGACTTGACCGAAGTGCAACAACACGCCCCAGCGAAACTGACCTGTGTGATGTGCAAGAGGAATATGCTCCGACTGTGCCGAGAAGTTGCGAAGATGGAGGGCGCGGATGCCATTGTCACAGGTGAGATAATCGGTGAACAGGCATCGCAGACGACAGCCAACCTCCGGGTAATCGGCAATGCCGTGTGTGACTATCCTGTCCTGCGACCGTGTGCAGGTGATGACAAGAGCGACATCGAGAGAATTGCGCGCCAGATTGGTACCTACGAGTTTGCTGAGCGGTCTCTTCAGTGCTGTACACTGCCGCCAGAGTATCCAGCTGTCCAAGCTCATCTTGAACGGGTACTGGCGGCAGAGGCAGAGATGGACATGGCCGTGTTTGAGAGCGAGATTCGTGCAGCGAAAGTCATCAAACTGCGACAGGGATCGGACTTGAAAAGAACATAAACGGAAGCGGACCAGCCATGCTCATTCCGACTCCTGAACAGCGCCATGCCGCCGTGGTGCATGCAGCCTGAAGCAGTCAGTACTAAGGTCTTAAATACTCCTTATTGAGTGATGGGACCTATGAGCTCCAATAATGTCGGAGCGAGGAGAGAAAAGCCATTTGCCAAGATCTAAGAAGGACCGAATTATCCCGGTTGCGCCTGTGGACAGACTGATTCGGAAGGCTGGAGGCGCTCGAGTCAGCGATACAGGGGCTGAGAAGCTCGCAGAGATCCTAGAGGAAGTAGGAGTCTTTCTGGCACGTAATGCATCTGAGATTGTGAACCAGGCCAAACGAAAGACCATAACGGACAAGGATGTCGAGCTTGCTTACAGGCAATGGCGCAGAACCCTGTGATTCAGCAGAGCCTGCGGTCTTCAGCCTGATGTCAAATCGGAATTGGTACATAGTCCGAGAGGGTAGTACAGGTGCAGACAAGAAGAGGAGAGTTTCTACCGGACAGGACTGCGCTGCTATCAGTCCATGCGGTCTCTCCCCTCCTTGAGGATGCCGTTGTTGGCATCTGTGACAGGATACAGGACCTAGGATTGGGTTCCTGTACTCTTCTTGTTGTCCCCTTTCACAACATGAAGGTTGCGAATAGTCTTGAGAAACACGAGCTGTTCTGTGAGTACCTCCTCTCGTTGCATTACGAGCTCTCACTGAACGGATACTCCCACCTGTCAAAGTCTGGAACGCTGGACGAGTTTCGAGCCATGTCCGTCGAGCGGATGAGAGCCCGTCTGACGGCGAGCATCTCCCTCTTTGAGAAGGCATTTCACTCACGACCGCTTGGCTTCGTACCACCTCTGTGGCAGGCTCCCTTGAAACTCGTGGACCTGTCACGAGCGTCTAATCTCCAGTACTGCGTAGTGGGTGACAGAATCTTTGATCTCCGGTCGGGAAACGTGTTATCAACATCCGCCTGCGTCATCAGCTCGGGCACCAAGAGTCTCGACCTCACACATGCAGTACTTGAGATGGAAGTCGGAGGTCCCGTCCAGATCTCACTTCATCCATTGGACATCCAGTCGGATACTGTCTTTGATGTCTTGACGGACATGAGAGACCGTCTCGGGTACAAGTTCATGGGGTACTCTGACCAGTTGCTGCACTAGTGGAGCGCAATATGCACGACTCCCGCATGTCTGTTCACAAATCTAACATAATCATCCGCAGATTCAGACGACTTAAGGCTATATACTGCTGCCGAAATCTCCTCACCTGCTTCATGCTTGTTGAGTCCAGAAGTCTTCTTGACTCATCCATGAGAACTATGCCAGAGGATGCTTCAGATGGGTGTCAGGAGAAACGGTGTGCCTAAACACACAGAGGTACCAGCAGAGGACCGCGTGGTCGAAAAAGCGCCCGTCGTTCCGATGCATGAAATGGACTTCATTCTAGCATCATTATTATACCTCGATTTCCAGATTCAGGTCGCCGTCGAAGACACCCCAATACTTACTGGTCCGGAGTCGCGTTGGCAAGTCGTTCAGTTGTCATTTGGAGGTCTGCTGTTATGAGGAAGGTCAGCATCATCGCAGTTGCATTTGTCATGCTATTCTTGTTTCCAGTCACGGACATCGGCAGTGGCTCATCGGGAGCAGCTCGCGCACTGCCCATGATTCTGGAGGACGTTGGCAGTCTTTCGGAAGACATGACCGGAAGCGGGCAGTCGTTGCCAGTCGTGCTGTCCGGCGAGGCCTCGAATATCTATGACAGCCACATGGTAATCAGCTCGGGAGCGCCAGGGACAACCTCCATATTACTCAGCTCAGGATGGACCGCCACTGGTCTTAGTCACACTGTTCAAGGTGTGACCACATGGATGAACGATCAGGTGCTCAACTGGAACCTTGACAAGTACCATAACGAGAAGTGGTTGATCTCTCCCTACCAGTCCACTGATGTGCAGGTTCCAGACTCATGGACGCTGACGAAGACGGTTAGCAAGGGCAATCAGCACCCCCGCTCAGGGTACTTCCGCTTCTACAGTGACGGTGCTTTCTACTACTCCGGGATTGGGTGGAGATTCGAGGCGCGTTGGTCGTCTGGAAACGTCCTTGCTGCCACCGACGAGATTTATCTTGCCCAGCAGATTGCAGCGCCGTTCAGAGCCGTCTACTCAGCCCGTGTGACCTTCTGGTACAACGTGCGTTCTATCTCAAACATGGACAATCAAGTTCACCTCTTTGTGCGGCTTGAGGGGAGCGAGACCAAGCTTCATGTCTTTGAGTCAGGGGATACCACCGAGACCTGGCTGCAGGCTGTGGTAGACATTCCGTCAAGTCATCTCGACACACTCAGTTTCCCCAGTTCACTTCTACTTGAGGTGGGCCTTGCCACAGACCTGTCAGGTTCACAGAGCTCCACACAGAATGCCTATGTCTACGTAGACGAGATACAACTTCAGCTTGAGGCTCGGCCCTTCCCGGAACAGATTGGTCTCAAGGCAAATGGCACTGCAGTTGTAGGTGGTTCTCCAGGTGTTGAGTACGAGTACGTGCCTGACGTTTCCGGCCGCGACTGTCACGATGACCCCAGTTCGGGACTTGACTTGGACGGATACAACAGTGCGCTTGAGGTTGGCATATACGGGTCCAGTTGGTCTGACGCTGTGGACTATGAGGCAGCATTCCAAATACCGCTTGACATACCGAAGGGCTCTGTGATCCTCTCCGCCTACTTCGAGGCAGAACCCACAGAAGAGATGTTGACTTATGTCAACGGGATGAGAGTCAGACTGTCGGTCAAGACCGCATCGAGTGGACCCATAACATCCTTCACAACTGGCCTGCCTCACCTAGAGGACCGATACACCTGGATTCCCGCGGGCGTAGACTGGATGCCCACTGCGTGGTACCACCCGAACGGATACCGGATAAGACAGCGCTCCCCCGACATCACTGCACTGGTTCAAGAGGCGGTCAGTGACCCCACATGGTCTAGCGGCAACTACGTGGCCGTCATGTTGGACTACATCTATTCCTCCACATACGCCAGTGACAATCGAATCAAGGGGACCTACGGTTATGGCCAGAGTGAGCTTGCAAGGCTCTGCGTTGAGTATCTGGTACCATACCCTGAAGACGCGGTGTACACGTTCACGTATCAGAAGGACATCGTAATC from Candidatus Thorarchaeota archaeon includes the following:
- a CDS encoding histone family protein, producing the protein MSERGEKSHLPRSKKDRIIPVAPVDRLIRKAGGARVSDTGAEKLAEILEEVGVFLARNASEIVNQAKRKTITDKDVELAYRQWRRTL
- a CDS encoding DUF2341 domain-containing protein, which encodes MRKVSIIAVAFVMLFLFPVTDIGSGSSGAARALPMILEDVGSLSEDMTGSGQSLPVVLSGEASNIYDSHMVISSGAPGTTSILLSSGWTATGLSHTVQGVTTWMNDQVLNWNLDKYHNEKWLISPYQSTDVQVPDSWTLTKTVSKGNQHPRSGYFRFYSDGAFYYSGIGWRFEARWSSGNVLAATDEIYLAQQIAAPFRAVYSARVTFWYNVRSISNMDNQVHLFVRLEGSETKLHVFESGDTTETWLQAVVDIPSSHLDTLSFPSSLLLEVGLATDLSGSQSSTQNAYVYVDEIQLQLEARPFPEQIGLKANGTAVVGGSPGVEYEYVPDVSGRDCHDDPSSGLDLDGYNSALEVGIYGSSWSDAVDYEAAFQIPLDIPKGSVILSAYFEAEPTEEMLTYVNGMRVRLSVKTASSGPITSFTTGLPHLEDRYTWIPAGVDWMPTAWYHPNGYRIRQRSPDITALVQEAVSDPTWSSGNYVAVMLDYIYSSTYASDNRIKGTYGYGQSELARLCVEYLVPYPEDAVYTFTYQKDIVIDHTKVAATLTDFPVLIDLFDADLKTDAQADGDDIAFKMGDTPLDFEIESFEQSYNSTHAHLVAWVKIPSLSSTTPTTITMMYGNPNAPPRLHDSVWADYEFVHHLADSPSGTIQDSSPGGHHGTSYGSMTAEDLVSGAIGKGLDFDGTDDMVSIGQVYT
- the thiI gene encoding tRNA 4-thiouridine(8) synthase ThiI — its product is MTAWEYSAVLVRYGEIALKSKQTRRKMISLLACHIETALKEHGIPYERVVREYGRLFVETPSVGEATEVISRVFGVVSCSPVVQIRSSLDEILNTGLAVVRQSFVRDRSFAVRARRVGEHSFSSQDIRERLGELIVENMQDYGFTVNLKCPEQEVCVEVRNERAYVYTTTIKGLGGMPTGSQGKVVCAISTGLDSPVAAYKVMKRGCIPVFVYFDNTPYCDQECTSVAIQQAQRLARLIHDYEVRLYVVPHGPDLTEVQQHAPAKLTCVMCKRNMLRLCREVAKMEGADAIVTGEIIGEQASQTTANLRVIGNAVCDYPVLRPCAGDDKSDIERIARQIGTYEFAERSLQCCTLPPEYPAVQAHLERVLAAEAEMDMAVFESEIRAAKVIKLRQGSDLKRT
- a CDS encoding DUF2334 domain-containing protein, with the protein product MQTRRGEFLPDRTALLSVHAVSPLLEDAVVGICDRIQDLGLGSCTLLVVPFHNMKVANSLEKHELFCEYLLSLHYELSLNGYSHLSKSGTLDEFRAMSVERMRARLTASISLFEKAFHSRPLGFVPPLWQAPLKLVDLSRASNLQYCVVGDRIFDLRSGNVLSTSACVISSGTKSLDLTHAVLEMEVGGPVQISLHPLDIQSDTVFDVLTDMRDRLGYKFMGYSDQLLH